In Musa acuminata AAA Group cultivar baxijiao chromosome BXJ3-11, Cavendish_Baxijiao_AAA, whole genome shotgun sequence, one DNA window encodes the following:
- the LOC103970581 gene encoding glutathione gamma-glutamylcysteinyltransferase 1 isoform X1, with product MAVAGLYRRILPSPPAIEFASSEGKRLFSESLQNGTMEGFFKLISHFQTQSEPAYCGLASLSMVLNALAIDPQRKWKGPWRWYDESMLDCCEPLEKVQTEGITFGKVACLAQCAGAKVESFRTNQSTIDDFRNHVAKCTSSEHCHLIASYHRKPFKQTGTGHFSPIGGYHAESDMALILDVARFKYPPHWVPLALLWEAMDTIDEATGRPRGFMLISSHQRAPSLLYTLSCRDESWVSMAKYLIDDVPILLKSEDLKNVHEVMSLLLMSLPACAGNFIKWVAEVRRQEEEGSSLSKEEKDRLAVKEEVLQQVHETELYKCVTDLLSSSTSNCKLRKKDSLTEIAANVCCEGAALLSGGLTSRNGICCRTCIRCLKDNGDEHTTVVSGTVVSGGGNEQEVDMLVPVSKATARSSCDTTLNNCIVMHPANNDVLTVLLLALPPSTWLDIQDESLLAEIQGLVSTENLPDALQQEVLHLRWQLHYLKRCKDKEVDNDLTLP from the exons ATGGCCGTCGCGGGTCTTTACCGGCGAATACTCCCTTCTCCGCCCGCTATTGAGTTCGCCTCGTCGGAAGGGAAG AGATTATTCTCCGAGTCTCTTCAAAATGGAACAATGGAGGGGTTCTTCAAGTTAATTTCTCACTTCCAAACACAATCTGAGCCTGCATACTGTGGATTGGCCAGCTTGTCTATGGTCTTGAATGCTCTTGCAATAGATCCACAGAGAAAGTGGAAAG GTCCTTGGAGATGGTATGATGAGTCCATGTTAGATTGTTGTGAACCTTTGGAGAAAGTTCAAACTGAAGGTATCACATTTGGGAAAGTTGCTTGCTTGGCTCAATGTGCTGGAGCTAAAGTCGAATCTTTCCGTACGAATCAAAGCACCATAGATGATTTTCGTAACCATGTTGCCAAATGCACCTCTTCAGAACACTGCCATTTGATAGCATCGTATCACAGGAAACCTTTTAAACAG ACAGGAACTGGCCATTTTTCACCAATTGGTGGATATCATGCAGAAAGTGACATGGCACTCATTTTGGATGTGGCCCGTTTTAAATATCCTCCTCATTGGGTTCCACTTGCTCTTCTTTGGGAAGCCATGGATACAATTGATGAAGCAACTGGGCGTCCACGGGG gtTTATGCTTATTTCGAGTCATCAGAGAGCCCCATCCTTGCTTTATACGTTG AGCTGCagagatgaaagttgggtgagcatGGCAAAGTACTTGATTGATGATGTACCTATTCTCCTGAAGTCTGAGGACCTAAAAAATGTTCACGAAGTTATGTCTCTCCTACTAATGTCCTTGCCTGCATGTGCTGGAAATTTCATCAAATGGGTTGCAGAAGTTAGGAGACAAGAGGAAGAAGGATCTAGCTTAAGCAAAGAGGAAAAGGATAGGCTTGCCGTGAAG GAAGAGGTACTGCAACAAGTTCATGAAACCGAGCTATATAAGTGTGTGACAGACTTGTTATCTTCTTCAACCTCAAATTGCAAGCTAAGAAAAAAAGATTCATTGACGGAGATTGCAGCTAATGTCTGTTGCGAAGGAGCAGCTCTGTTGTCCGGAGGCCTAACATCTAGAAATGGAATTTGTTGCAGAACATGTATTAGATGCTTGAAGGATAACGGTGATGAGCATACGACTGTTGTCTCTGGGACAGTAGTTTCAGGTGGCGGCAATGAACAGGAGGTTGATATGCTGGTACCGGTATCAAAAGCAACGGCAAGGAGCAGTTGTGATACCACATTGAATAATTGCATTGTGATGCACCCCGCAAACAATGATGTTTTAACCGTTCTGTTATTGGCTTTACCTCCCTCTACCTGGTTGGACATTCAGGATGAGAGCTTGTTGGCTGAAATCCAAGGTCTTGTTTCAACCGAGAATCTACCCGATGCTCTTCAACAAGAG GTTTTGCACTTGCGGTGGCAACTCCATTATCTAAAGAGGTGTAAAGATAAGGAAGTGGATAATGATCTTACATTGCCTTAG
- the LOC103970581 gene encoding glutathione gamma-glutamylcysteinyltransferase 1 isoform X2, which yields MEGFFKLISHFQTQSEPAYCGLASLSMVLNALAIDPQRKWKGPWRWYDESMLDCCEPLEKVQTEGITFGKVACLAQCAGAKVESFRTNQSTIDDFRNHVAKCTSSEHCHLIASYHRKPFKQTGTGHFSPIGGYHAESDMALILDVARFKYPPHWVPLALLWEAMDTIDEATGRPRGFMLISSHQRAPSLLYTLSCRDESWVSMAKYLIDDVPILLKSEDLKNVHEVMSLLLMSLPACAGNFIKWVAEVRRQEEEGSSLSKEEKDRLAVKEEVLQQVHETELYKCVTDLLSSSTSNCKLRKKDSLTEIAANVCCEGAALLSGGLTSRNGICCRTCIRCLKDNGDEHTTVVSGTVVSGGGNEQEVDMLVPVSKATARSSCDTTLNNCIVMHPANNDVLTVLLLALPPSTWLDIQDESLLAEIQGLVSTENLPDALQQEVLHLRWQLHYLKRCKDKEVDNDLTLP from the exons ATGGAGGGGTTCTTCAAGTTAATTTCTCACTTCCAAACACAATCTGAGCCTGCATACTGTGGATTGGCCAGCTTGTCTATGGTCTTGAATGCTCTTGCAATAGATCCACAGAGAAAGTGGAAAG GTCCTTGGAGATGGTATGATGAGTCCATGTTAGATTGTTGTGAACCTTTGGAGAAAGTTCAAACTGAAGGTATCACATTTGGGAAAGTTGCTTGCTTGGCTCAATGTGCTGGAGCTAAAGTCGAATCTTTCCGTACGAATCAAAGCACCATAGATGATTTTCGTAACCATGTTGCCAAATGCACCTCTTCAGAACACTGCCATTTGATAGCATCGTATCACAGGAAACCTTTTAAACAG ACAGGAACTGGCCATTTTTCACCAATTGGTGGATATCATGCAGAAAGTGACATGGCACTCATTTTGGATGTGGCCCGTTTTAAATATCCTCCTCATTGGGTTCCACTTGCTCTTCTTTGGGAAGCCATGGATACAATTGATGAAGCAACTGGGCGTCCACGGGG gtTTATGCTTATTTCGAGTCATCAGAGAGCCCCATCCTTGCTTTATACGTTG AGCTGCagagatgaaagttgggtgagcatGGCAAAGTACTTGATTGATGATGTACCTATTCTCCTGAAGTCTGAGGACCTAAAAAATGTTCACGAAGTTATGTCTCTCCTACTAATGTCCTTGCCTGCATGTGCTGGAAATTTCATCAAATGGGTTGCAGAAGTTAGGAGACAAGAGGAAGAAGGATCTAGCTTAAGCAAAGAGGAAAAGGATAGGCTTGCCGTGAAG GAAGAGGTACTGCAACAAGTTCATGAAACCGAGCTATATAAGTGTGTGACAGACTTGTTATCTTCTTCAACCTCAAATTGCAAGCTAAGAAAAAAAGATTCATTGACGGAGATTGCAGCTAATGTCTGTTGCGAAGGAGCAGCTCTGTTGTCCGGAGGCCTAACATCTAGAAATGGAATTTGTTGCAGAACATGTATTAGATGCTTGAAGGATAACGGTGATGAGCATACGACTGTTGTCTCTGGGACAGTAGTTTCAGGTGGCGGCAATGAACAGGAGGTTGATATGCTGGTACCGGTATCAAAAGCAACGGCAAGGAGCAGTTGTGATACCACATTGAATAATTGCATTGTGATGCACCCCGCAAACAATGATGTTTTAACCGTTCTGTTATTGGCTTTACCTCCCTCTACCTGGTTGGACATTCAGGATGAGAGCTTGTTGGCTGAAATCCAAGGTCTTGTTTCAACCGAGAATCTACCCGATGCTCTTCAACAAGAG GTTTTGCACTTGCGGTGGCAACTCCATTATCTAAAGAGGTGTAAAGATAAGGAAGTGGATAATGATCTTACATTGCCTTAG
- the LOC135582170 gene encoding large ribosomal subunit protein uL14x/uL14z/uL14y isoform X1: MSKRGRGGTAGNKFRMSLGLPVAATVNCADNTGAKNLYIISVKGIKGRLNRLPSACVGDMVMATVKKGKPDLRKKVMPAVIVRQRKPWRRKDGVYMYFEDNAGVIVNPKGEMKGSAITGPIGKECADLWPRIASAANAIV, translated from the exons ATGTCGAAACGAG GACGAGGAGGCACCGCTGGTAACAAGTTCCGCATGTCGCTGGGTCTTCCAGTGGCGGCGACGGTCAACTGTGCCGACAACACAGGGGCCAAGAACCTCTATATTATATCCGTCAAGGGGATAAAGGGCCGGCTAAACCGGCTTCCGTCTGCTTGTGTCGGGGATATGGTGATGGCTACCGTCAAGAAGGGTAAGCCGGACTTGAGGAAGAAGGTTATGCCTGCTGTCATTGTCAGGCAGCGGAAACCGTGGCGCAGAAAGGATGGTGTCTACATGTACTTTGAAG ATAATGCTGGAGTTATTGTGAATCCAAAAGGAGAAATGAAAG GTTCTGCTATCACAGGACCCATAGGGAAGGAATGTGCTGATCTGTGGCCTAGAATTGCCAGTGCAGCCAATGCCATCGTATAA
- the LOC135582170 gene encoding large ribosomal subunit protein uL14 isoform X2, with protein sequence MSKRGRGGTAGNKFRMSLGLPVAATVNCADNTGAKNLYIISVKGIKGRLNRLPSACVGDMVMATVKKGKPDLRKKVMPAVIVRQRKPWRRKDGVYMYFEGSSSIWRWSHIPSPGRAASLPLPLGTGHETYI encoded by the exons ATGTCGAAACGAG GACGAGGAGGCACCGCTGGTAACAAGTTCCGCATGTCGCTGGGTCTTCCAGTGGCGGCGACGGTCAACTGTGCCGACAACACAGGGGCCAAGAACCTCTATATTATATCCGTCAAGGGGATAAAGGGCCGGCTAAACCGGCTTCCGTCTGCTTGTGTCGGGGATATGGTGATGGCTACCGTCAAGAAGGGTAAGCCGGACTTGAGGAAGAAGGTTATGCCTGCTGTCATTGTCAGGCAGCGGAAACCGTGGCGCAGAAAGGATGGTGTCTACATGTACTTTGAAG GGAGTTCCTCCATTTGGAGGTGGTCTCATATTCCATCGCCTGGAAGAGCAGCATCGTTGCCGTTACCTCTTGGGACTGGCCATGAGACATACATCTAG